From Brevibacillus marinus, a single genomic window includes:
- a CDS encoding 1-deoxy-D-xylulose-5-phosphate reductoisomerase has translation MRKVALLGSTGSVGRNTLEVVAQHRDAFQVVAMAAGSNLELLARQIRDFQPEIVSVGSPEGVQELRQLLGGAWRGEIVCGNAGMVEVATHPAADIVLTAIVGSIGVVPTLAAIEAGKTIALANKETLISAGEIVMAASRRYNARIIPVDSEHSAIFQCLQGERREDVARIILTASGGAFRHLSRSQLTHVTAADALQHPNWRMGAKITVDSATMMNKGLEVIEAHWLFDLAYEQIDCVMHHESVIHSMVEYKDRAVIAQLGTPDMKVPIQYALSYPQRMPLASEPLDLTKVGQLHFAEIDLERFPLLRLAYECGRAGGTLPAVLNAANEVAVARFLRGEISFLAIEQIVQEVCAAHQVQTHPALEEIFAADGWARRQAAKC, from the coding sequence GTGAGGAAAGTTGCACTGCTCGGTTCGACAGGGTCGGTTGGCAGAAATACATTGGAAGTGGTGGCCCAACACCGCGACGCCTTTCAGGTGGTGGCGATGGCTGCCGGCTCCAATCTGGAACTGCTCGCCCGCCAGATCAGGGATTTTCAGCCGGAAATCGTCTCGGTGGGCAGCCCGGAGGGAGTGCAGGAACTGCGCCAGCTGCTGGGCGGCGCCTGGCGGGGGGAAATCGTCTGCGGGAATGCGGGAATGGTGGAGGTAGCCACCCATCCCGCCGCCGACATCGTGCTGACGGCGATTGTCGGGAGCATCGGGGTTGTCCCCACGCTTGCGGCGATTGAAGCGGGCAAGACCATCGCGTTGGCCAATAAAGAGACGCTGATCAGCGCCGGGGAAATCGTGATGGCGGCATCGCGCCGCTACAATGCGCGGATCATACCGGTCGACAGCGAGCACTCGGCGATCTTCCAATGCTTGCAGGGAGAACGTCGCGAGGACGTCGCTCGGATCATTTTGACCGCTTCCGGCGGAGCCTTTCGCCACCTTTCGCGCAGCCAGCTGACCCACGTGACGGCGGCCGATGCCCTGCAGCACCCCAATTGGCGCATGGGTGCAAAAATTACGGTCGATTCGGCAACAATGATGAACAAAGGGCTGGAAGTGATCGAAGCGCATTGGCTGTTTGACCTCGCGTACGAGCAGATCGACTGCGTGATGCACCATGAAAGTGTCATTCACTCTATGGTAGAATACAAAGACAGGGCAGTGATTGCCCAGTTGGGAACGCCGGATATGAAAGTTCCCATCCAGTACGCGCTCTCTTATCCGCAGCGGATGCCGCTCGCTTCGGAGCCGCTTGATTTGACCAAGGTTGGTCAACTGCACTTTGCCGAGATTGATCTCGAGCGTTTTCCCCTGCTGCGGCTCGCCTATGAGTGCGGACGGGCGGGCGGTACGCTGCCTGCCGTGTTGAATGCGGCGAACGAAGTGGCTGTCGCCCGTTTTTTGCGGGGGGAAATCTCCTTTTTGGCAATCGAACAGATCGTGCAAGAGGTCTGCGCGGCCCACCAGGTACAAACCCATCCGGCACTGGAAGAGATTTTTGCCGCAGATGGCTGGGCCCGCAGGCAAGCAGCGAAGTGTTAA
- a CDS encoding endolytic transglycosylase MltG, which translates to MISRQAVLGFGFGLLFAAGFLYVYPPETSEPPQLTPEALEAAAKAQHKVILSEEEYRQLRSQADGGGPAAAERPAAAAAEAGSAGRPAGPQDASGNEADGPSAQPSASRETAASVPKPAAQAKQAASAPAAKPTYRKTKDGVLVTITGGMTSAQIADLLAASGVITDKTAFLEQLWSANKHRDVRAGTYHFANGTDVQELIRRLTTLPER; encoded by the coding sequence ATGATCAGCAGGCAGGCAGTTCTCGGCTTCGGTTTCGGCCTGCTCTTCGCCGCAGGCTTCTTGTACGTCTATCCCCCCGAAACGAGCGAGCCGCCCCAGCTCACCCCGGAAGCGCTGGAGGCGGCGGCGAAAGCACAGCATAAGGTGATCCTGAGCGAGGAAGAATACCGCCAACTGCGCAGCCAGGCGGACGGCGGCGGGCCGGCCGCAGCGGAGCGGCCGGCCGCGGCGGCAGCTGAAGCGGGAAGCGCCGGGAGGCCTGCAGGGCCGCAGGACGCTTCCGGCAACGAGGCAGACGGACCGTCAGCTCAGCCTTCCGCGTCCCGGGAAACAGCGGCGAGCGTGCCGAAACCCGCCGCACAGGCAAAGCAGGCAGCTTCCGCTCCGGCGGCAAAACCGACGTATCGCAAGACCAAAGACGGGGTGCTCGTCACCATCACCGGCGGGATGACCAGCGCGCAAATCGCCGACCTGCTCGCGGCAAGCGGGGTGATCACCGATAAAACGGCCTTTCTCGAACAGTTGTGGAGCGCCAACAAGCACCGCGATGTCCGCGCGGGTACATACCATTTTGCCAATGGAACGGATGTGCAGGAATTGATCCGTCGCCTCACCACTTTGCCGGAGCGGTAA
- the ispG gene encoding flavodoxin-dependent (E)-4-hydroxy-3-methylbut-2-enyl-diphosphate synthase produces MYKREETKPVWVGDVQIGGQKSVVIQSMTTTDTRDVEGTLAQINRLYEAGCQIVRLAVINEDAARAIKQIKQRSPLPLVADIHFDYRLALIAVQSGVDKIRINPGNIGSKEKTKAVVEACRERNIPIRIGVNSGSVEKRLLEKYGYPSPAAIVESAMDHVQILEDLHYDNIVISLKSSDVPTMIETYRLMAEKRPYPLHVGVTEAGTPFSGGIKSAVGIGTVLAMGIGDTIRVSLTADPVEEIKVAKQILRSLDIVNNDPIVIACPSCGRCAIDLIGLATKVEEAVANIKKPLKIAVMGCAVNGPGEAREADVGVAGGNGEGLIFRNGEIVRKVKEDELFEELMKEIHAMVEQS; encoded by the coding sequence GTGTACAAACGTGAGGAGACGAAACCGGTCTGGGTGGGAGACGTGCAGATTGGCGGTCAGAAAAGTGTCGTGATCCAATCGATGACCACGACAGATACGCGGGATGTGGAAGGGACGCTGGCGCAAATCAACCGCTTGTACGAAGCAGGCTGTCAGATCGTGCGTCTGGCCGTGATCAATGAAGATGCGGCCCGCGCGATCAAGCAGATCAAGCAGCGTTCGCCGCTGCCGCTGGTCGCCGACATCCACTTCGACTACCGCTTGGCGCTGATTGCCGTGCAGAGCGGGGTTGACAAAATCCGCATCAATCCCGGCAATATCGGTTCCAAGGAGAAGACGAAAGCGGTCGTGGAGGCCTGCCGCGAGCGCAACATCCCGATCCGCATCGGCGTCAACTCCGGCTCGGTGGAAAAGCGATTGCTGGAGAAGTACGGCTATCCCAGTCCCGCGGCGATTGTCGAAAGCGCGATGGATCACGTGCAGATCCTCGAAGATCTCCATTATGACAACATCGTGATCTCGCTCAAATCCTCGGATGTTCCGACGATGATCGAGACCTACCGGCTGATGGCCGAAAAGCGTCCCTACCCGCTGCACGTGGGAGTGACCGAGGCGGGCACGCCATTCTCCGGCGGGATCAAGTCGGCGGTCGGGATCGGCACCGTTTTGGCGATGGGCATCGGCGATACGATCCGCGTGTCCCTGACCGCCGATCCGGTCGAGGAAATCAAAGTGGCCAAGCAAATCCTGCGCAGCCTTGACATTGTCAACAACGATCCGATCGTCATCGCTTGCCCGTCATGCGGGCGGTGCGCGATTGACCTGATCGGCCTCGCCACCAAAGTGGAGGAAGCGGTTGCCAACATCAAAAAACCGCTGAAGATCGCCGTCATGGGTTGTGCGGTGAACGGTCCGGGGGAAGCGCGCGAGGCGGATGTCGGCGTCGCCGGCGGCAACGGCGAGGGATTGATTTTCCGCAACGGGGAGATTGTCCGGAAAGTAAAAGAAGACGAACTTTTTGAAGAGTTGATGAAAGAGATTCACGCGATGGTGGAGCAAAGCTAG
- the frr gene encoding ribosome recycling factor has translation MPQSVLKDMEERMAKAVATLKKDLAALRAGRANPALLEKVMVDYYGTPTPVNQLANISAPEPRLLQIQPWDKSSLKEIERAIQQSDLGLTPSNDGSIIRIVIPPLTEERRRELVKLASKEGEEAKVAIRNIRRDANEEIKKLEKAGSISEDDSRRHQETIQKTTDKYIAEVEKLVKEKEKDIMEV, from the coding sequence ATGCCACAATCTGTCCTGAAAGATATGGAAGAGCGGATGGCGAAAGCAGTTGCCACCTTAAAAAAAGACTTGGCCGCGCTGCGTGCCGGACGGGCCAACCCGGCGTTGCTGGAGAAAGTGATGGTGGATTACTACGGCACGCCGACACCGGTCAACCAACTGGCCAACATCAGCGCTCCCGAACCGCGATTGCTGCAGATCCAACCCTGGGATAAATCGTCGCTGAAAGAGATTGAGCGGGCCATTCAGCAGTCGGATTTGGGATTGACGCCCTCCAATGACGGCTCCATCATCCGCATTGTCATCCCGCCGCTTACGGAGGAGCGGAGGCGCGAACTGGTAAAGTTGGCGAGCAAAGAAGGAGAAGAGGCGAAAGTGGCGATTCGCAACATCCGCCGCGACGCCAATGAGGAAATCAAAAAGCTGGAGAAGGCCGGCAGCATTTCCGAAGACGACTCCCGGCGGCACCAGGAGACGATTCAAAAAACGACCGACAAGTACATTGCCGAAGTGGAGAAACTGGTCAAGGAAAAAGAAAAAGATATCATGGAAGTGTAA
- the rpsB gene encoding 30S ribosomal protein S2, whose amino-acid sequence MAVISMKQLLEAGVHFGHQTRRWNPKMERYIFTERNGIYIIDLQKTVKKVEEAYNFVRELAANGGKMLFVGTKKQAQDSVREEAERTGHYYINQRWLGGTLTNFATIKKRTARLAELKQMEEDGTFDVLPKKEVILLRKEKERLEKFLGGIAKMDKLPDALFVIDPRKERIAVAEARKLGIPIVAIVDTNCDPDEIDYVIPGNDDAIRAVKLLTSKMADALLEGSQGQGGEEEQTTTA is encoded by the coding sequence ATGGCGGTTATTTCCATGAAACAGCTGCTCGAGGCTGGGGTTCACTTCGGTCACCAAACCCGCCGCTGGAACCCGAAAATGGAACGCTATATTTTCACGGAACGTAACGGGATTTACATCATCGACCTGCAAAAAACGGTCAAAAAAGTAGAAGAAGCGTACAACTTTGTGCGCGAACTGGCGGCAAACGGCGGAAAAATGCTGTTTGTGGGCACCAAAAAACAAGCGCAAGACTCCGTTCGCGAAGAAGCGGAGCGCACGGGCCACTACTACATCAACCAGCGCTGGCTGGGCGGCACGCTGACCAACTTTGCCACCATTAAGAAGCGCACGGCCCGCCTTGCTGAATTGAAACAAATGGAAGAAGACGGCACATTCGACGTGCTGCCGAAAAAAGAAGTGATTCTCCTGCGCAAGGAAAAAGAACGTCTGGAGAAGTTCCTTGGCGGCATTGCCAAGATGGATAAACTGCCTGACGCGCTGTTCGTGATCGATCCGCGCAAGGAGCGGATTGCGGTTGCGGAAGCCCGCAAGTTAGGCATCCCGATTGTGGCGATCGTTGACACGAACTGCGATCCGGATGAGATCGACTACGTGATCCCCGGCAACGACGACGCAATCCGAGCTGTGAAACTGCTGACTTCCAAAATGGCGGACGCACTGCTGGAAGGCAGCCAAGGTCAGGGCGGAGAGGAAGAACAAACAACCACGGCCTAA
- a CDS encoding DUF6115 domain-containing protein, translating into MEQPILLLLAAGLLIVIAAVLWMRKPRSAAQPEPQPLPGKLWEQPQIEAAVQRFVSEIKQENQRVIDRFQQTQAQLMQELNQLQQRVQQFEQQMAAVTQQLAARPAEQGKQPAADPAAEEDALRLRNRYKRVFELQREGLSSEEIAKRLGAGRGEIELILSLAASGQGRSQ; encoded by the coding sequence ATGGAACAACCAATCTTACTCCTGCTCGCCGCAGGCCTGCTGATCGTGATCGCGGCTGTGCTGTGGATGCGCAAACCCCGGTCTGCGGCGCAACCGGAACCTCAGCCGTTGCCCGGGAAGCTGTGGGAACAGCCGCAGATCGAAGCGGCCGTACAGCGGTTTGTCAGCGAGATCAAACAGGAAAATCAGCGGGTAATCGACCGGTTTCAGCAAACACAGGCACAGCTCATGCAGGAACTGAACCAGCTGCAGCAGCGGGTGCAGCAGTTCGAACAGCAAATGGCCGCCGTCACGCAGCAGCTGGCGGCGCGGCCGGCTGAACAGGGAAAACAGCCGGCGGCCGATCCGGCGGCGGAAGAGGACGCCCTCCGCCTGCGCAACCGCTACAAACGCGTGTTTGAGCTGCAGCGAGAAGGATTGAGCAGCGAGGAAATCGCCAAACGTCTGGGAGCGGGACGCGGCGAGATCGAACTGATTTTGTCGCTCGCTGCTTCCGGGCAGGGGAGGAGCCAATGA
- a CDS encoding isoprenyl transferase, whose product MLDRIGQMMVRKANQSEQRPVFDKAGEIPRHIAVIMDGNGRWAQKRNLPRIVGHRSGMQTVKEIVKAADSIGVQTLTMYAFSTENWKRPREEVDYLMKLPQEFLSTELEELIERNVRVRMLGDPQGLPPHTVEAMNIAEERTRQNTGLQLNFALNYGGRTEIVKAVQDLARKVQAGMLKPEEIDEAMLTQHLYTRDFPDPDLLIRTSGEIRLSNFMLWQLAYTELWFTDVLWPDFTKELFFEAIAEYQSRARRYGAV is encoded by the coding sequence ATGCTGGATCGTATCGGACAGATGATGGTTCGCAAGGCCAACCAGTCAGAACAGCGTCCGGTCTTTGACAAGGCGGGGGAGATTCCCCGGCACATCGCCGTCATCATGGACGGGAACGGCCGTTGGGCCCAAAAGCGCAATTTGCCGCGGATTGTCGGGCATCGTTCGGGGATGCAGACGGTGAAGGAGATTGTGAAAGCAGCCGACAGCATCGGCGTGCAAACGTTGACGATGTACGCCTTTTCCACGGAAAATTGGAAGCGGCCGCGGGAAGAGGTTGACTACTTGATGAAGCTGCCGCAGGAGTTTTTGTCGACAGAATTGGAAGAATTAATCGAACGGAATGTTCGCGTGCGCATGCTGGGGGATCCCCAGGGACTGCCGCCCCATACGGTTGAGGCGATGAATATCGCCGAAGAACGGACGCGGCAGAACACGGGGCTGCAGCTGAACTTCGCCCTCAACTACGGCGGGCGCACGGAGATTGTCAAAGCGGTTCAAGATTTGGCCAGGAAAGTGCAGGCGGGCATGCTGAAGCCTGAAGAGATAGACGAAGCGATGCTGACACAACATTTGTACACGCGTGATTTTCCGGACCCGGATTTGTTGATCCGCACGAGCGGGGAGATTCGCCTGAGCAATTTTATGCTGTGGCAACTGGCATATACGGAATTGTGGTTTACGGACGTGTTATGGCCCGATTTTACCAAGGAGCTTTTCTTCGAAGCAATCGCAGAATATCAAAGTCGAGCGCGTCGCTACGGCGCGGTTTGA
- a CDS encoding phosphatidate cytidylyltransferase, giving the protein MKQRIISGVLGGIIMLIPVVLGGVWYSLLVFVLAIIGLYEFLRMAGLKPYGFAGILAYVLMISTLWPYLFISQRLALDYSNMLMPVLLLLLLYSVVRKNQFHIEHVALTILGALYIGYGFHYMAAVRGMEDGLWLTLLVLLGIWSTDSGAYFIGKAFGRRKLLPAISPNKTVEGSLGGMLTALVVVLGVNALLGKLPFWQAFGIALVTGLAAQMGDLVESAMKRYFGVKDSGRLIPGHGGVLDRFDSLLFVFPILYLLGLF; this is encoded by the coding sequence TTGAAGCAGCGGATCATATCCGGGGTGTTGGGCGGCATCATCATGCTCATCCCCGTTGTGTTGGGAGGGGTCTGGTATTCCCTGCTCGTCTTTGTGCTGGCCATCATCGGGCTGTACGAGTTTTTGCGCATGGCCGGTCTCAAACCGTACGGTTTTGCCGGAATATTGGCTTACGTTTTGATGATCAGCACATTGTGGCCGTACCTGTTTATTTCGCAGCGCCTGGCCCTCGATTATTCCAATATGCTGATGCCGGTACTCTTGCTGTTGTTGCTGTACTCGGTAGTACGCAAGAATCAGTTTCACATTGAACATGTCGCCCTGACCATCCTGGGGGCGTTATACATAGGTTACGGTTTTCATTACATGGCTGCCGTTCGCGGCATGGAGGACGGACTCTGGTTGACGCTGTTGGTCTTGCTCGGCATCTGGTCAACCGATTCGGGCGCCTATTTTATCGGCAAGGCGTTCGGCCGACGCAAGCTGCTGCCGGCCATCAGCCCCAACAAGACGGTAGAAGGGTCTTTGGGGGGCATGCTGACGGCCTTGGTGGTCGTTTTGGGAGTGAATGCCCTGCTCGGCAAACTCCCTTTTTGGCAAGCGTTCGGGATTGCGCTGGTTACCGGCCTTGCCGCGCAGATGGGAGATTTGGTCGAATCGGCGATGAAACGCTACTTCGGGGTGAAAGACTCGGGCAGGCTCATTCCGGGGCACGGTGGGGTGCTGGACCGCTTCGACAGTCTCTTGTTCGTGTTTCCCATCCTGTATCTGCTCGGCTTGTTTTAA
- the tsf gene encoding translation elongation factor Ts, whose protein sequence is MAVSAQLVKELRERTGAGMMDCKKALEETNGDMEKAIDLLRERGIAKAAKKAGRIAAEGLAATAVSGNVAAVVEVNCETDFVAKNAEFQKLVQDIAEHVVSQRPASVEEALEQPFKGSGDTLSQVLKEKVATIGENITLRRLAVLEKTDDGVFGEYLHMGGKIGVLTVLEGTKDQALAKDIAMHTAAANPRYATRDDVSADELEREREVLKNQALAEGKPANIVEKMVEGRLAKFFEEYCLVEQPFVKDPDKKVSALLKEAGATLKSFVRYQVGEGIEKKQEDFAAEVMAQVNKK, encoded by the coding sequence ATGGCTGTTAGTGCGCAACTGGTGAAGGAACTGCGCGAAAGAACCGGCGCGGGAATGATGGACTGCAAAAAAGCGCTGGAAGAAACGAATGGCGATATGGAAAAAGCGATTGACCTGCTGCGCGAGCGGGGGATCGCCAAAGCAGCGAAAAAAGCAGGCCGCATCGCGGCGGAAGGTCTTGCCGCCACCGCTGTTTCCGGCAATGTGGCAGCGGTCGTGGAAGTGAACTGCGAGACCGACTTCGTGGCGAAAAACGCGGAGTTTCAAAAACTGGTGCAGGACATCGCGGAACACGTGGTATCGCAGCGGCCGGCCAGCGTGGAGGAAGCGTTGGAACAGCCTTTTAAAGGAAGCGGCGACACGCTGTCCCAGGTGCTGAAAGAAAAAGTGGCGACGATCGGCGAAAACATCACCCTGCGCCGCCTCGCCGTACTGGAAAAGACGGACGACGGCGTATTTGGCGAATACCTGCACATGGGCGGAAAAATCGGCGTGCTGACCGTCCTGGAAGGGACCAAGGATCAGGCATTGGCGAAAGATATCGCGATGCACACCGCAGCAGCCAATCCGCGTTACGCAACCCGTGACGATGTCTCTGCCGACGAGCTTGAGCGGGAACGTGAAGTGTTGAAGAACCAGGCGCTCGCCGAAGGAAAGCCGGCCAACATCGTAGAAAAAATGGTGGAAGGCCGACTGGCCAAGTTTTTCGAAGAGTACTGCCTGGTCGAACAACCATTTGTCAAAGATCCTGACAAAAAAGTATCTGCGCTGCTGAAAGAAGCAGGTGCGACCCTCAAGTCGTTCGTACGCTACCAGGTCGGCGAGGGAATCGAGAAGAAACAGGAAGATTTCGCCGCTGAAGTGATGGCGCAAGTAAATAAAAAGTAG
- the rseP gene encoding RIP metalloprotease RseP has translation MPLPSLDSLESILAIVVVFSLLVLVHELGHFLLAKRAGILCREFALGMGPKLFRFKRGETEYTIRALPIGGLVRMAGEDPELDVLKPRMELAVQLDEAGRVTRLILDPKQWNSPSLVRGTVVHYDLEQKLSLTLETAGEQTRYAVHPQAQLVLAEQEIQIAPLNRQFRGKSVGQRFWTIFAGPAANFLLAFVLLALLGLLYGVPSNEPQLGEVRPGGPAAQAGLLEGDRVLSIEGRPVARWQEIVDVVSRSPGETLTFVIERGGAQHSVEVTIGRNEQNRGQIMVYSAITYSPWAAVKYGAAATYEYTALILTSLGMLFTGTYGLEELSGPVGIFKMTGEFAQQGLEILIRWAAVLSINLGLFNLLPLPALDGGRLAFLGVEALRGRPVDPQKEGMVHFLGFAFLMLLILVVTWNDLQRFIFTG, from the coding sequence TTGCCTTTACCTAGCCTGGATTCGCTTGAATCGATTCTCGCAATTGTCGTGGTCTTTAGCTTGCTGGTGCTCGTCCATGAGCTGGGCCACTTCTTGCTGGCCAAACGGGCGGGTATCCTCTGCCGGGAATTCGCCCTGGGGATGGGGCCGAAGCTGTTTCGGTTCAAGCGGGGCGAGACGGAGTACACGATCCGGGCGCTGCCCATCGGCGGACTGGTCCGGATGGCTGGCGAAGATCCCGAGCTGGATGTGCTGAAACCGCGCATGGAGCTGGCTGTACAGCTGGATGAAGCGGGGCGGGTTACACGGCTGATTCTCGACCCCAAACAGTGGAACTCGCCGTCGCTTGTGCGCGGCACCGTCGTCCACTACGATCTCGAACAAAAGCTGAGCTTGACGCTGGAGACGGCTGGCGAACAGACCCGCTACGCCGTACATCCGCAGGCCCAGCTGGTCTTGGCCGAGCAGGAGATTCAGATCGCACCGCTCAACCGCCAGTTTCGCGGCAAGTCGGTGGGACAGCGGTTCTGGACCATCTTCGCCGGACCGGCAGCCAACTTTTTGCTCGCCTTCGTTCTCCTGGCACTGCTCGGCTTGCTGTATGGGGTGCCGAGCAACGAACCGCAGCTTGGCGAAGTGCGGCCAGGAGGTCCGGCAGCACAAGCCGGGCTGCTGGAGGGCGACCGGGTGCTTTCGATCGAAGGCAGACCGGTGGCCAGATGGCAGGAGATCGTCGACGTCGTGAGCCGTTCACCAGGCGAAACGCTCACGTTTGTCATCGAGCGCGGCGGGGCCCAACACAGCGTGGAGGTGACCATCGGCAGAAACGAGCAGAACAGGGGACAGATCATGGTGTACAGCGCCATCACTTATTCGCCCTGGGCAGCCGTAAAGTACGGCGCTGCCGCCACGTATGAGTATACGGCGCTCATTCTCACCAGTCTGGGAATGCTCTTTACCGGGACGTACGGACTGGAAGAGCTGAGCGGACCTGTCGGCATTTTTAAGATGACCGGAGAGTTTGCCCAGCAAGGGCTGGAAATTTTGATCAGGTGGGCGGCCGTGCTCAGCATCAACCTCGGCTTGTTCAACCTGCTGCCGCTGCCGGCACTGGATGGCGGGCGCCTCGCCTTTCTCGGCGTCGAAGCGCTGCGCGGGCGGCCGGTTGACCCGCAGAAAGAGGGGATGGTGCACTTCCTCGGTTTTGCGTTTTTGATGCTCCTGATCCTCGTGGTCACGTGGAACGACTTGCAGCGGTTTATTTTTACCGGTTAA
- the pyrH gene encoding UMP kinase — protein MPLPAYKRVVLKLSGEALAGEVGYGIDPKVILSIANQIKEIVELGVQVAIVVGGGNIWRGLSGSSKGMDRATADYMGMLATIMNALALQDGLERINVPTRVQTSIEMRQVAEPYIRRRAIRHLEKNRVVIFAAGTGNPYFSTDTTAALRAAEIEAEVILMAKNKVDGVYSADPSVYPDAVKYDQLTFLEVLNKGLGVMDSTASSLCMDNHIPLIVFSITEEGNIRRAIMGEKIGTIIKGE, from the coding sequence ATGCCACTTCCTGCATATAAGCGTGTTGTGTTAAAGTTAAGTGGGGAAGCACTTGCGGGTGAAGTCGGATACGGCATCGATCCGAAAGTGATCCTTTCCATCGCCAATCAAATCAAGGAGATCGTCGAGCTGGGCGTTCAGGTAGCGATTGTCGTCGGCGGCGGGAACATCTGGCGGGGGCTGTCCGGCAGTTCCAAAGGGATGGATCGGGCAACTGCCGATTACATGGGCATGCTGGCGACGATCATGAACGCACTTGCCCTGCAGGACGGTCTGGAGCGGATCAACGTGCCCACGCGCGTCCAGACTTCCATCGAAATGCGTCAAGTGGCTGAGCCATACATACGGCGACGGGCGATTCGCCACTTGGAGAAAAACCGGGTTGTCATTTTTGCGGCGGGCACGGGCAATCCTTACTTCTCCACGGATACGACAGCCGCCTTGCGCGCAGCCGAGATTGAAGCGGAAGTCATCCTGATGGCCAAAAACAAGGTGGACGGCGTCTACTCCGCCGACCCGTCGGTCTACCCCGATGCCGTTAAATACGATCAGCTCACCTTCCTGGAGGTGCTGAACAAGGGCCTGGGCGTGATGGATTCCACGGCATCCAGCTTGTGCATGGATAACCATATCCCGCTGATTGTTTTCTCGATTACCGAAGAGGGGAATATTCGCCGCGCGATCATGGGTGAAAAAATCGGTACGATTATAAAGGGGGAATAA